DNA sequence from the Carnobacterium funditum DSM 5970 genome:
CAATATTGTTCCCATCGTAACGTTCTAGGAAGTAATCCAATGGCTGACTAGCTCGCATTTGTTCCTTAGAAGGTTGGAAAATAACATTAGATGAAACGAACCACTGGTACTCATCTAAGTATGCATCCACTAAATTTAAAATATCTAAGGTAATTGATTTATTTTTTTGAAATAATTCAAATGAGATTGGCAATTGATTCTCTACAAATATAACTTTTTTATATTTATCTTTACCATTAATGAATTGAAGATTGCCACTATCTTGTAACAGCTGTATCGTAACCTCTGCCAGAATAGGCATTAATATTAAATATCTTTTATTATTAGTCAATAGAACAGTCTCTTTTTGGTTGCCTACCATTAATTGATTAGAATGTAATTGTTTCTGAAGTAAATCCATAATTTCTTGATCTTCTTTAGTTAAATGAACTTGCTTGAAATCAATCGTTTGATTTGATTTAAGATTAAAAACACTTTGTGCCAAATAACTTTCAAAAAAAGCTGGTAAGTCTTTGACAATATACAGTTTCTCAACTCCAACTCGAATACTAAGTGCTAGAACCTCTGTTTTCGAACGTACCAGCGCCGTACTTAACGGTTTCATTTCTATCTTGTATTCAAATTCTAGCGTACGCTCTTTGCCAGAGGTCGAAAGTGATTCTCTATGCTCATTTAAGAAAATACGAGTAAAGGATTCGGTCAATTCTTGTCCTGGACTAGGTGAATCTGTAGCCACTTCTTTTGCATTGTCTTTTGTCATTACGCGACTAATTCCTCTGTCTCGTAATTCCAACTCAACAGCTACAGTATGTTTACAATAGCCATGTTCCTGCCAATACACACATTCGCAAAAATCTTCTTCTTTAGTTGTGCCGTCTAATTCAATTCGATACCTTTGGTCTCCCATAACTTCAGCGTTCCAAACTTTTTTTTCTAAGTTTGAATTAACTGAAAGAACTCGTTTATCAGCAACATATTTTCTTCCTTGATCAATAATCCGTTCCGGAATACTCCACTTCATTCAACGTTCCCCTACTTTCATACGTTTTACCTATTTTCATCTCGAATTTTTCTATCTCTCCATTGTACGTCATTCTCAAACAAAAAGAAAACTATTTCATTTTTAATAAATAGAATTTTACTTCAGGTTAAATGAGTTCTAAACAGATACCAATAATTATTTAGATTTTTTATTTTGTGTAATTCAAAAAAGCTTGCTAAAATAGTCTATCTCGTCCATAATTATATCATTATTATAGAATTTTAGTTTGTAAATTATGAAAGGTTGAGGTCTATTGTTTTTCAGAATATTACGCCGCACAATTAGTTTTTTATTATTGCTTTTAAACGGCAATGCACATTATCAAAACAGAGCAAAATTGCCTAAGGAAGGTTCATTTATATTAGTAGCTCCTCATCGAACTTGGATTGATCCAGTTTATCTTGCTATCGCTGCTAAACCACATGAATTTGCATTTATGGCAAAAAAAGAATTATTTAAGAACCCTGTTTTGTCTTGGGTCATTCGACATGCACATGCTTTTCCAGTCGACCGAAAAAATCCAGGACCGAGTGCAATAAAGGTACCCGTTAAAATTTTAAAAGAGGGCCAGTTAAATTTGGTTATCTTCCCAACTGGAACTAGACATTCTTCTGAATTAAAGGGTGGGGCAGCAACTATCGCTAAATTAAGTGGTGTTCCAATTATACCCGCCGTTTATCAAGGCCCATTAACACTAACTGATTTAATTAAACGAAAGAGAGTAACAGTACGTTTTGGTGATGCTATCACAATAGATAAAAGCACAAAATTAACAAAAGAAAGACTAAAAGAAATTGAATTAGAAATACAGCAATCCTTCAATCGACTAGACTACGAAATTGATCCGACCTATGTTTACAAAATCACTCCGGAATAATATAAAAAAAGCTGTTTAAACAAAAAACAGCTTTTTTAATTTACTCCTCCACTATTTTAAAGTTGGTATATTTCATAATAAGCCCCATTTTGGCTAAGTAGCTCATCATGTGTGCCTCATTCTATAATTCCACCATGATCTATTACAAGAATCATATTAGCATCACGAATCGTTGAAAAACCAGGTACAATAGCTAATGTCGTTTGCCTTTTACGCATTCTTTTAAGACCTTCTTGTTTAAAAAGCCAATTTTTTGTAAACTTCCACTATCTGGTTTTATTAAAAAAATTTTTTAATAAAAAAAGCAAACAGAGATATCCTGCTCGCAAAATTTAAAAAATAAGTGTAATACTAAGTATTGCTTATTTTTTTTTATTTTTTTTTTCTGATTGAACTTTCATAGAAGCCATCATTTGTCTAATTTTCTTTTCAGATGGTTTTTGACCCATTTGCATCATCAACATACGTAATGTATCTTCGTTGATAGGTGGATTTTTTTTGAAATAATCCATCATATATTTTTTTGCTAGGAAAAATCCACCAACTAAACCGGCAATTAATGCAACAACTATTAAAAGAATTGCTAAACCTGTATTCATTTATACTCACTCCTTTCAAAATTTCTCACTGACTAATTGTACTAGAGTTTAGACTAAAAATAAATAGGTAAAAAGCTTTCAATAGAAAAAACTATGTAAATTGATTTTCTATCAATTTACATAGCCGCAAATTAAGGTTTAGCTTTTATAGTTCATTGTACTTTTCAATAATATTATCCACTGTAAATCCATATTCTTTGATGACTTTATCTCCAGGTGCACTTGCACCATATTTGTCAATAGCAATCATAGTCCCATCTAATCCTACATAACGTTCCCATCCGAAACTTGAACCCATTTCGATAGAAACACGTTTACGAACTATATTTGGAAGAACAGATTCTTTGTAAGCAGCATTTTGTTTTTCAAACAAATCAAAACTTGGCATAGAAACGACAGAAACATCTTTTCCGGCTGCTTTAAGAACTTTTTGTGATTCCATTGCTAATGCAACTTCAGAACCTGTTGCAATTAAAATTCCTTCTGGAACTTCACCATCTTGTGGAGAAAGTACATAGGCACCCTTAATAACATTATCTTGCGCCAATTCTTTTGTTTTAGGTAAAACAGGTAAATTCTGACGAGATAAGACTAACATTGTTGGGTGATCTGTTGAAGTTAGTGCAATCTTCCAGGCAGCAACCACTTCATTGCCATCAGCAGGACGCAATACAGTCAAATTAGACATACCACGTAAACTTGAAAGATGTTCCACAGGTTCATGTGTTGGCCCATCTTCTCCAACGGCAACTGAATCGTGTGTAAAGACATAAGTTACTGGTAATTTAGAAATTGCTGCTAAACGAACGGCCGCTCTTAAATAATCTGTAAAAACGAAGAATGTTCCCACGTAAGTTTTTGAACCGCCATGTAAAGCAATTCCGTTTGCTGCAGCTGTCATAGCAAATTCACGCACACCATACCAAATATTTCTTCCTTCATATTGACCAGGTTGGAAATCTTTTTCACCTGCTACCATCGTATTATTTGAAGAAGATAAATCTGCAGAACCACCCCAAAAAGCGGGAACAGTTTTAGAAATAGCTGTTAATACTTGATTGCTGGTAACACGTGAAGCTAAAGCAGAATCTCCCTCTGAAAAACTTGGCAACTCACTATCCCAATCTTTTGGAAGTTCATTATTCATTGCTTGTTCAAATTGATTTGCTAGTTCAGGATAAGCCGTATGATACTCGTTAAACGATGTGTGCCATTCTTTTTCTGAATTTGCACCTTTGTTAATCATGTCTTCTTCAAAACGTTTGCTTACTTCTTCTGGAACAAAGAAATCTTTTCCTTCCCATCCGTAAGCTTTTTTAGCTGCTTCAATACCTTCTGGACCTAAAGGAGCCCCATGGACTTTATGAGTTCCTTCATTTGGTGCGCCAAAACCGATAATTGTTTTTACTTCAATGATAGTAGGTTTTTTTGTTTCAGCTCTTGCAGCATTGATTGCCGCATTGATTTCTTCAATGTCATTACCATCTTTTACTAAGATATGTTGCCAATTGTAGGCTTCAAATCGTTGCCCAACATTTTCGGTAAATGCTTTCGATGTTGGTCCATCTAAAGAAATATCATTTGAATCATAAAGCATAATTAGTTTCCCAAGCTCTAAATGACCAGCCAAACTAGCTGCTTCAGATGAAACCCCTTCCATTAAATCTCCGTCTCCACACAATGCATATGTGTAATGATCCACAATTGTGTAATCTTTTTTATTATAAGTTGCTGCTAAATGTGTCTCTGCCATTGCCATACCTACTGCATTTGCAATACCTTGGCCTAATGGACCTGTTGTTGCTTCGACACCATCTGTTAAATGTACTTCTGGATGTCCAGGAGTTTTGCTATCCCATTGACGGAAATTTTTCAAGTCATCAATTGAAACATTGTAACCCGCAAGGTGTAATAAGCTATAAAGCATGATAGAGCCATGTCCTGCAGAAAGAACGAAGCGATCACGATTCACCCATTTTGAATTTTTAGGATTCACTTTTAAATGTTTAGC
Encoded proteins:
- a CDS encoding lysophospholipid acyltransferase family protein codes for the protein MFFRILRRTISFLLLLLNGNAHYQNRAKLPKEGSFILVAPHRTWIDPVYLAIAAKPHEFAFMAKKELFKNPVLSWVIRHAHAFPVDRKNPGPSAIKVPVKILKEGQLNLVIFPTGTRHSSELKGGAATIAKLSGVPIIPAVYQGPLTLTDLIKRKRVTVRFGDAITIDKSTKLTKERLKEIELEIQQSFNRLDYEIDPTYVYKITPE
- a CDS encoding YneF family protein, with the translated sequence MNTGLAILLIVVALIAGLVGGFFLAKKYMMDYFKKNPPINEDTLRMLMMQMGQKPSEKKIRQMMASMKVQSEKKNKKK
- the tkt gene encoding transketolase; protein product: MFDNTDQLAINTIRTLSMDGVQKANSGHPGLPMGAAPMAYTLWAKHLKVNPKNSKWVNRDRFVLSAGHGSIMLYSLLHLAGYNVSIDDLKNFRQWDSKTPGHPEVHLTDGVEATTGPLGQGIANAVGMAMAETHLAATYNKKDYTIVDHYTYALCGDGDLMEGVSSEAASLAGHLELGKLIMLYDSNDISLDGPTSKAFTENVGQRFEAYNWQHILVKDGNDIEEINAAINAARAETKKPTIIEVKTIIGFGAPNEGTHKVHGAPLGPEGIEAAKKAYGWEGKDFFVPEEVSKRFEEDMINKGANSEKEWHTSFNEYHTAYPELANQFEQAMNNELPKDWDSELPSFSEGDSALASRVTSNQVLTAISKTVPAFWGGSADLSSSNNTMVAGEKDFQPGQYEGRNIWYGVREFAMTAAANGIALHGGSKTYVGTFFVFTDYLRAAVRLAAISKLPVTYVFTHDSVAVGEDGPTHEPVEHLSSLRGMSNLTVLRPADGNEVVAAWKIALTSTDHPTMLVLSRQNLPVLPKTKELAQDNVIKGAYVLSPQDGEVPEGILIATGSEVALAMESQKVLKAAGKDVSVVSMPSFDLFEKQNAAYKESVLPNIVRKRVSIEMGSSFGWERYVGLDGTMIAIDKYGASAPGDKVIKEYGFTVDNIIEKYNEL